tttcatagttttgatgacttcactattattctacaatttagaaaatagtacaaataaagaaaaacccttgaatgagtccaaacttctgactggtactgtatatatttataaataaatagaataaataagtaaatatatatacagtgccttgcgaaagtattcgaaagtatttgcacgcccaattcttcagtttttgatttgttaaaaaagtttgaaatatccaataaatgtcgttccacttcatgattgtgtcccacttgttgttgattcttcacaaaaaaatacagttttatatctctatgtttgaagcctgaaatgtggcaaaaggtcgcaaagttcaagggggccgaatactttcgcaagtcaccgtatacatatatatatatgggggattgaaAATGAtgtagacaattacattgatggaagctacaatctatctgtaaagctgatctaccccctaaaaataaaaataaacatatgTGGGCAAAGGGCACTCACCCGGTTGGTATACTGCAGGTCTGAGCCGTAGAGAGGGTTCTGAATGCACATGTCAGCCTTCTCCAGTGACAGCATCTTGCTCTTGATTTCCAAGGCAGTGTAACCCATGTGCAAACCCCCGTCACTGGGTTTGCCCTCTCTGATGTAGGCAGGGTTACTCACGTTGGTCTTGACTCGGTCCGCCGGCGTGGGCCGGAACAGAGCTGGAACGGCGTGAGGCATGGTGTGCTGCTCTGCCAGCCACCTGGATAAGGCAGGTGGACAAGTTCAAAGGTCAAGGTTTAGTAGGTGACGTTCTGGTAAGGTTCACCAATGTCTCTGTGGTGGGTGAATTATCTACTATGTGCCACTCACTGCATTGTAAATCGctttaaatatattttgttattcccAATCCCAACTCCCCAGACACCACAAACTCACAGGAGGCTGGAAGCAGCACAACGACAGTCACAGTGCagtggggttaagtgccttgctcaagggcacaacagtAGTGGATAGTATTAATGATCTGAAACCAGCAGCCCTTCAGTAACCAATCTAGTTCCCCACTTTTTTCATCGACCGGCCCGAGAATTAAACCTACAACCTTCCTGTTACCGGTCCACCTCTCTTACCTCTGAGCTACCTACCGACCCTGAAGTGGCCTAAATACAACAGACATGCAGATGGTACAGTAAGTGATGCTACCATATACACTGATTTTCAGCTCTCTGATACACACCAGAAACAGTAAGTCACACTGGATCAGGGTGCCTGCTACATGACTTCAATATGAAATCATAGACAAAGACTTACTTGTCCAAGGCCAGGAGCATCTTTGAGGTGATGGGGGAGAAGTGAGCACTGGTCTCGCTACACACACGTATGATATCCTGCAGGCAGTAAAAACTGGGGCTACCAGGGCTGTAGATAGGCTTGCTGTTATCTGTTCAGAAAGACCAGTAAGCAGCACacaacaataaaaaaaacattgctaGCTAAACTATATTATTAGGAATGGTTTAAAAAGTACACCAGACAAAAGTGGAATAACACTTTCACTTACAGTGGGGTCCGGAATTATTGTATCCCTCAATAAAGGAGCAAAAAATAAGTTTTTTTTATATAGtattaaataatacaaatactgagctatattgtatgcaatatatatatatatatatatatatatatatatatatatatatatatatataattttatactaatacaattgctaaTACAATATTTGTTTAACAAATAATAAAAAGATACGTCAAAATTATTGGTTTTTGATGCGTGCTTGGGGTTATCGTCTTGCTGGAAAATCAACTTGCAgacaagtttcagcctcctgaacCTGGTCATATGACACGAAAATAAAGGTCTTTGGCCACACACACCAGCGGTGCATTTGGCCTTTGAAAGAACAATGCATAGACAGAAGATTCCTCATCCTAAATGTTAAATATGGTGGATGATCTTTGATGTCATGGGGCTATTTTGcacttgttaaggtcaacggcatcgtGAACtaccaagtaccaggacatttgagccaaaaacctggttgcctctcccagtaggctgaaacttggccacaagtggatcttccagcaagacaataaccccaagcacacatcaaaatccacaaagaaatggtcaATTGATCACAAAGTCAAACTTTTGCAATGGCAATCCTATTCTCCAGaattgaaccccattgaaaacctttCTTTTGAATTAAAGAAGGCAGTCCATAAGCGCAGGCGAAGGATATCTAGAATCTGGAAAGATTCTGCATGGAGGAAGGATCTAAGATCCCTCCAAATGTCTTctccaatttaaaaaaaaaaacattttagaaaaaggcccAGTGTCATGGTCCTCGCAAGGGGCGGGTGCTGGGGTATAGAAAACAGCAGATCCAATAATTCTGACCCCATCTttgatattttttaaatttttattattACTTCTTAAACAAAATCTATTTATCTGAGTAatttgtattagtataaaataataaaatgtttCCTTTTTTTAGCATACATATAcagtgggcaaaaaagtatttagtcagccaccaattgtgcaagttctcccacttaaaaagatgagaggcctgtaattttcatcataggtacacttcaactatgacagacaaaatgagaagtaaaaaaatccagaaaatcacattgtaggattttttatgaatttatttgcaaattatggtggaaaataagtatttggtcaataacaaaagtttatctcaatactttgttatataccctttgttggcaatgacagaggtcaaacgttttctgtaagtcttcacaagctTTTCACACacggttgctggtattttggcccattcctccatgcagatctcctctagagcagtgatgttttggggctgttgctgggcaacacggactttcaactccctccaaagattttctatggggttgagatctggagactggctaggccactccaggaccttgaaaggcttcttacgaagccactccttcattgcccgggcggtgtgtttgggatcattgtcatgctgaaagacccagccacgtttcatcttcaatgcccttgctgatggaaggaggttttcactcaaaatctcacgatacatggccccattcattctttcagttgtcctggtccctttgcagaaaaacacccccaaagcatgatgtttccacccccatgcttcacagtaggtatggtgttctttggatgcaactcagcattctttgtcctccaaacacgacgagttgagtttttaccaaacagttctattttggtttcatctgaccatatgacattctcccaatcttcttctggatcatccaaatgctctcaatcaaacttcagacgggcctggacatgtactggcttttgcagggggacacgtctggcactgcaggattttacaccctggcggcgtagtgtgttactgatggtaggctttgttactttggtcccaactctctgcaggtcattcactaggtcctcccgtgtggttctgggattttagCTCACCCTTCTTGTGATCATTTGGACCCCACGGGGTAAGattttgcgtggagccccagatcgagggtgattaccagtggtcttgtatgtcttccatttcctaataattgctcccacacttgatttcttcaaaccaagctgcttacctattgcagattcagtcttcccagcctggtgcaggtctacaattttgtttctggtatcctttgacagctctttggtcttggccatagtggagtttggagtgtgactgtttgaggttgtggacaggtgtcttttatactgataacaagttcaaacaggtgccattaatacaggtaacaggtggaggacagaggagcctcttaaagaagaagttacaggtctgtgagagccagaaatcttgcttgtttgtaggtgaccaaatagttattttccaccataatttgcaaataaattcattaaaaatcctacaatgtgattttctggatttttttccctcattttgtctgtcatagttgaagtgtacctatgatgaaaattacaggcctctctcatttttttaagtgggagaacttgcacaattggtggctgactaaatacttttttgccccactgtagctcaGTATTTGCATAATtcattttatacagtcttttttttttgctaatctttatcaagggatccAATAACTCAGGACCCTACTGTATATAATTAAAGAGCATTTCTAACATTTATAATCATTGTACGCCTTTATGTGTTATGTGCTGCCAAGTTAGTGGCAAGTCTTACCTTTGACATTGACTGGCACAATAAAGAGGGAGACATCTTTCCCTTCTTTGTCAACATCGAGAGGGAATTTCTTCATGTGCACCACACGCTTTCCTGTGATGAACAACAGGATCAGTGCTCTGACACAATTTGTTATTTCAAATGTCTTTCTACTCTTCATAAATATTTTACATTAACAAACGATTCACATCCAAACCTGGAAAGATACCATAATTACAGAAAAGTAGCAAAGATGTATTTATTTACCAATAAAACCCTGGTTGTTAGATATGGGTTTAGTCATTTCGTCTACATAATCCAAAATGGATCTGGCTGTGTCCCCACTCGCTTGGATTTTGGTCGCCAGTAAGACTTTCTTCCGTTTCTTCTCTTTTCCTTCCAAAGGAACTTCTATCAACAGGATCTAAAGGATGGGTAATAGGTTACCCATGAGGATGGGGAACATAAACTGAACGAGAAATACATTTCTGAAATCAAACCATAAGCTAAAAAAAGTGTAATTGGCCATGAACAATATTTGGGTTAAAGTAAAatgatggtccttctgtggctcagttggtagagcatggcgcttgtaacgccagggtagtgggttcgattcccgggaccacccatacgtaaaatgtatgcacacatgactgtaagtcgctttggataaaagcgtcagctaaatggcatatattattattatattatattgaagCAGATTTGGGGTTGATGATATGGTAATATTTGTATATttcttatttaacctttatttaactaggtaagtcagttaataGCAAATTCTTCTTAACAATGAAGGGCTAcacgggccaaaccctcccctaacccagctgacgctggaccaattgtgcgctgccctatgggactcccgatcacggccggttgtaatacagcccgggatcaaacccgggtctgtagtgatgcctgtagcactgccttagaccactgcgccactcaggatcaAGCCACACTCCAGAACTATGAACTTCCAAGGAGCTTTGCAAAACTGAGCCTCCTTACACTAAATGTACTAATAAAGGCATTGACACTTTGCATTAACCATAGTCTGCTACTCGCAGTGTAACTTAAACTGTATATGAAATGTGTATCCCACTTCTGAAAACAATGTAACAAATTCAGGAGGTAGCCCAGACTGGGACACAAACACAGTACTCTGCGACTGTCATTCCAAACCCTTGCTGTTATGCAAAGAGATCCTAACCTCTGGATGAGGTTGCTCGATGTTGCATGGTCGCTACTGTATCATATGAAATATACTGTAGTCTTACCTCATAGGCTTTAGCCCGATATTCCTTAGAGCTCAGACTGACTTGATTCTTTGGACGAATGACAGCAACAAACACATCTTCCAAGTTGTCTTGGTTGCCCATGGCGTTGACTTGCCTTCAATCCCTTTCAAGCATCCTACATAAGGACTGATTTATGAGGAATGTGAGAAGCACCATGCCTGAAATGTTACAAATAATACATCAGAATCTATTTGGGAGATAGCAAAACGTGATTATTCCATAAATAatctatattctattctattgtagAGTGTCTTTTAATTATTTAAAAATAGGCTATTACACATGATATGGTTCTCATCACTGATCAATCTTGAAAAGACAAGACTTTTAAATTGTTAACTTGAAATTAATTACGTAATATCTACGATCACATAGGCTGTTACTTTAACGCATTAAAATGAAATAGCATAATGATAGTAACACAATTATGGCGAAAATCTTTTCAAAAGGCAAATTTGATTGCGTTCAAAAGTCAAAAGTTGTCACAACAACAGTCACGCCCCGGAAACCAAGCATACTTTTGCCTTCCTCTAGAAGACTGCTGatatcacatacagtataaaaTACAACATGAAAAGTACTATGCGGCACGAATTTTCATTTGAGCTTCATTGTGTCCTTTGAAGTAAATGTGAAGCTTTACGTCAGATAACTTGAAGGCTTGGGTATCGCACTGTTACATTTTGAGAAACGCTTTCAAACATACCTGAAATTATGAGCTATCACAAACTTCAAAAAGTATAAATTGTCGGTGTTTTCATTTTCCCGGGTGTAATAAGGCATAGACACGCAGTAACAATAAGCTCGGCAAACTTCTAAACAGATATTTGTGTATTTCCTAAAAGCATAACATCGGTTGCCGACCACAGCAAGTGAAATGGAAGAGAGTCACATTGCGCTTATACTGACTACTTTTGACAACAGGGAACTCTGCTGGTCGGGTGGACTTAGTGCGCATATTTTTTCTTCTGAAAATGTAGACAGATGTAAATAAATGATCCAGAAATCAAATTGGATGTGAAAGTAATTTGTTTTGGTATGAAATAAGGCCAAGTGACTTTTGACTCATAACTTTTGTTCTGAATTCATTTGATTGCATTCAGGCAATCCTGGTATAAATTGTGAGAACGGGCATGTTTCCAAATATTTGTATATTAAATAGTCAATTCCAGGTACACTTTTGCTAGTTTCAGATTATGTATGGCAGGTGTTCCAAACCTTTTTTACACAGGGCACCCTTTTCACATTTGAATCAAACACCAGGTTGATTTTGTTTAATTTGAGGGAcctatgattttttttaaagactcatttcctgcaattatacCAAGTTAAACAAGACGCATTATATATATTAGGTAGGCTATTTGGTGATAATAATGATGTTAATAGATAAGGAAAATAAAGTCTAGACCCGATTTCCAGAAATCTTATTCTGCTACCAAGTGTTTTAGTATGATAATTTACATGAACCATCAACTTAATTATACATATTCTCTTACAGAAAGTGCATTGATCAATTAATAGTCACCTATTGTGCAAGATTACTTCCCAAAGTCTAATTTCTTTGACTCCTCGACTTTAGGTCGTAGCTCCGTTTCTGAATATCAGAGACAAACAAAAGAGAATAGTGAatggcggcaaatgttttacttttaaactcagacaaaacagaaatgttagttctaggtcccaagaatcAAAGAGATATGCTGattgatctgacaattaatcttgatgctTCAGTCGTctaaaataaaactgtgaagaacctctgcgttactctggaccctgatctttcTTTTGCCAAACATATCAAGTATATCTCTGCCTCAGACCCTATTACGGAGGCTGattcactggcttactagtgctcttccatgccgtccctaggaggggtgcgtcatgTCAGGCTTTTTTCCGCTATACTCGACTTGAGTGGGatgagtcactgacatgatcttcctgtctggttttGCACCCCCTCGGGTCGTGCGGTGGAGGAGAACTTTGTGGACTATACTCAGCCTCGTCTAGTCTCAGGGCAGTAAATTGGTGGTCCGTTGATAtccttctagtggtgtgggggctgtacttTGGCAAAGTGGGAGGGTTTATattctgcctggttggccctgtccagggatatcatcggacagggccacagtgtcccctgaccccgtctcagcctccagtagttATCCTGCTATAGTCTATGtgccagggggctagggtcagtctgtcctatctggtgaAATGTTGCTACCTTGTGCCAGGCCTGCTGTAtttgaccctctctctccctcacctgctgtctcaacctctgaatgctcagctatgaaaaaccaactgacatttactcctgagttgctgacctgttgcaccatctacaaccactgtgattattatttgaccctgcttgtcatctatgaacatttgaacattgatctggccttaatggccatccACTCTTATAatatccacccggcacagcctggccacccctcacagcctggttcctctctaggtttctggcTTTCTAGGGAGCTATTCCTAggcaccatgcttctacatctgcattgctcactgttattttttattttttacctttattgaactaggcaagtcagttaagaacaaattcttatttacaatgacagcctaccggggaacactgggttagctgccttgttcagggccagaacgacagattattcccttgtcagctcagggattcgatccagcaacctttcggttactggcccagtgctctaaccactaggctacctgccggccccAAATGTTATAAAAGGCCTTTGTAAAAGcctacatttgattgattgatattccCATGTGCATCAGTCGTCATCTGACATTGTACCCATTGTTTCTAGCATAAAGCATCACAGATTTCTGTGTCGTTTTAGATCGGTATAAACAATTATGAATTGTACCCCTAAAATGAAGGAAAGTCCCTAGGTTGGAAACCCCTGATGTATGGTGACATCATTGGCCACATAGCAAACAGAGCAAACAGAGCGAGAGATAGATACTAGTGTTTCAGTCAAATGATTATTGTGCATACTGTAATATGGGTCATAATATAGACTTGTTTATTGAAGacagtgtataaaacattaacgGACAGTCAGAGAATGTATTGACAGGTAGGCTAATATAAGGCAGTATGATCACAAGTTCAAATTTGGAACTATTGCCACAACAACAGAGTTCAGTTGACCCAAATAAATGACAATACATTTGATTGCTTTTACTGTGAATTTAGTTTCCCATCTATTCATAATACATGATTTCCTTGCTTTACTTGGTCCACTTGTATGAGTCTGGTTGCTGAGAAAGTGGGAACGAACCTCTTCTCCACAGTTTTAACGACCAAACTCCACTTCTCACCCACCTAACCTCCCCTCAAATCGTTGACCCTGTCAAgaatcaacccctagcccctaccccTTGGCACTTGTGTTGATCACAGTAAATTGGACAGGTCAAAGAAATGTTTGGCAAAAAATTCCACCTTGCCTCTCATAGAGCAAGATGGATCTACAGCGATATTGCTTGTACCTATCCAGTTCTAAAAAGGAGTTAGAGCAGGGGTGACTTTTTACTGAATAGCTACTGGGTCTGCAGGCTTTTATTCCATCCCTACTCTAACATACCTGGTTTAGCTAattaggcccattatcagcagctGATTAGTAGAATCAGATATATTAGAGCAGGGTAGGAACACCCAGGACATACTACACACCCGGTAGCACTCCAGGACTGGGAGTAAGGGTAATTTCTGGACAGGgcccccacctctccccttctccaagCTTTAGGGAAGACTCCTCTCCTACTCTTTGCACTGACTCAAAACCTCCTGCATCTTGGCTTGGATGTCCTCCACACGCTTGGTCCACTTCTCTCGCACCTCGTCCTCGTCGTCCTCTGTCACCGCTGTGTAGGCCATGAGGGAGATCAGGCCGATGTGGAACAGGTGTCCCACCTGGGAGCACCAGTGCTCCATGACCCTGCGGTCTCCGTTGCAGTGCTCCAGGTACACCTTCAGCAGGGGCCTTCCGAACACCGACCCGGTGCCCATTACTCCCCGGTAGTACACGTCCAGGCTCAGGTCGCTCTTGTCCCTCTCATAGACCCACTCGAAGTTTGCCATGTGGCGCCGCGCTCCCTCTGGGTCCTTCCTCACCAATGCCACCATGGAGCTGAAGGCGGCGTACTGGTGCTTGATGTACTCCTCATACTTACCAAATGTCTCATTGACCTCGTCCACACGAATCTGCCGCAGGCACTGGCGGTTCTTCGCAGAGATGCTCTCCAGCTTGCCGTGCACCACCTGGAAGTCCTTGTCCAGGGCGTGCGCCTCATCGCCCACCAGGCCTATGCGCACCA
This window of the Oncorhynchus keta strain PuntledgeMale-10-30-2019 chromosome 20, Oket_V2, whole genome shotgun sequence genome carries:
- the LOC118399425 gene encoding protein rapunzel-like, with amino-acid sequence MADAGQIRKTAVKVLGCVEKVSSFASSINPLFGIVSSLVGVVRIGLVGDEAHALDKDFQVVHGKLESISAKNRQCLRQIRVDEVNETFGKYEEYIKHQYAAFSSMVALVRKDPEGARRHMANFEWVYERDKSDLSLDVYYRGVMGTGSVFGRPLLKVYLEHCNGDRRVMEHWCSQVGHLFHIGLISLMAYTAVTEDDEDEVREKWTKRVEDIQAKMQEVLSQCKE